From the Purpureocillium takamizusanense chromosome 6, complete sequence genome, one window contains:
- a CDS encoding uncharacterized protein (COG:T~EggNog:ENOG503PC74) — translation MAPQVTSWEELLWVSEEVDEDTGDFQYTMFALVEDDMIYYGQLNKPKADISFQHATDTLARIPDEEIFPQWSQGLSFTKAPEVLPPDVFIKRPRIALYDIFSKNKVVHLLRGGLAEEAEAMEMLASQPHPNIVRYHGCHVRRGYITGLVLDRHLHDLESYLKSGHIIQDKELFIKSLESAVHHLHSLGWAHNDLNPTNVLVAEDKRPILIDFGSSRRIGEKLSTSRGTKGWIDGEMKDYTMSETRHDISALTKIRMWLSNPTFEE, via the coding sequence ATGGCGCCACAGGTTACCAGTTGGGAGGAACTGCTCTGGGTGTCTGAAGAAGTTGACGAGGATACCGGGGACTTCCAATATACCATGTTCGCACTGGTGGAAGACGACATGATATACTACGGCCAGTTGAACAAGCCAAAGGCAGACATCTCATTTCAACATGCTACCGATACTCTTGCTCGGATTCCGGACGAAGAGATTTTCCCCCAATGGTCCCAAGGCCTTAGTTTCACCAAGGCTCCTGAGGTGCTCCCACCAGACGTTTTCATCAAGCGGCCCAGGATCGCGCTGTACGACATCTTTTCGAAGAATAAGGTTGTGCATCTCCTCCGTGGGGGGTTGGCAGAAGAGGCAGAAGCAATGGAAATGCTGGCCAGCCAACCTCACCCAAACATCGTGAGATACCATGGCTGCCATGTGCGACGAGGTTATATCActggcctcgtccttgaccgACATCTCCATGATTTGGAGAGCTACCTAAAGAGCGGCCACATCATCCAAGACAAAGAGCTCTTTATCAAATCACTGGAGTCAGCAGTCCATCATCTACATTCGCTTGGCTGGGCTCATAACGACCTCAACCCCACAAACGTCCTCGTGGCAGAAGACAAAAGACCTATTCTGATTGACTTTGGCTCTTCTCGTAGGATCGGGGAGAAGCTGTCCACTAGCCGGGGTACGAAAGGTTGGATCGACGGCGAGATGAAGGACTATACCATGTCAGAGACACGACATGACATTTCGGCCCTGACCAAGATTCGTATGTGGTTGAGTAACCCGACATTTGAGGAATGA
- a CDS encoding uncharacterized protein (EggNog:ENOG503PBTF~COG:D~COG:Z), with protein sequence MGSANIRGSTRSSNAVAPAISTASTKNKRARSAVDDHEGATSQHHEPPAKKSRVSSPRKPSKPVTTTQKGGRHPGVEPISARSPINEIPTEVLAVLMFGGGENGELGLGPRQTEARRPRANTYLDPSDSSRFHVVRLAPGGMHTIALTVDNKIISWGVNDNNALGRGTDWDGGLRDVDAESDDEGELNPHESTPAKINSTVFPPGTKFADVAAGDSCSFALTDTGLVYGWGTFRDPEGKEGFGYQPDGTLIKKQETPTLIRGLQNIVQIACGANHALALDASGNIWAWGRGNQNQFGQRLFGRHQESLLPRIVRVCRGSAKYIACGEYHCFAVDQSDNVWGWGLNSFGQAGDAKSAGGNEALLPFPMKIPGLCGKGVTLLAGGAHHSVAVAANNDCLVWGRIDGGQLGVSFTSEQLEDEAIVRRDDRNKPRICLRPTLVPHVGKVIHAACGTDHTIFVSSDGHAYSTGFGSEGQLGLGSDDDVSVAERIVGKAVKDKTFRWAGAGGQFSVLAGPYVSSP encoded by the exons ATGG GGTCAGCAAACATTCGCGGCTCTACAAGGAGTTCAAATGCCGTCGCGCCTGCGATTTCTACCGCGTCGACAAAGAACAAACGCGCTCgaagcgccgtcgacgatcACGAAGGAGCTACTAGTCAACACCATGAGCCGCCAGCAAAGAAATCTAGAGTGAGCTCACCGCGCAAGCCGTCGAAGCCAGTCACAACCACTCAGAAGGGCGGTCGCCACCCTGGTGTCGAGCCGATCTCAGCTCGAAGCCCAATCAACGAAATTCCTACCGAGGTCCTGGCAGTTCTCATGTTTGGTGGCGGTGAGAACGGCGAACTGGGCCTTGGGCCGAGACAGACAGAAGCACGGAGGCCTCGTGCGAACACATATCTTGACCCTTCGGATTCGTCCAGGTTCCATGTCGTTCGCTTGGCTCCTGGCGGCATGCACACGATTGCGTTGACGGTCGACAACAAGATTATATCCTGGGGTGTTAATGACAACAATGCCCTCGGGCGCGGTACTGATTGGGATGGCGGTTTGCGGGATGTTGACGCAGAGTctgacgatgagggcgaaCTCAACCCTCACGAGTCGACTCCCGCCAAAATAAACTCCACCGTTTTCCCTCCAGGGACGAAGTTTGCGGACGTGGCTGCTGGTGACAGTTGCAGCTTCGCTTTGACAGACACTGGACTCGTCTATGGATGGGGCACGTTTCGT GATCCAGAAGGCAAGGAGGGTTTTGGATACCAACCTGACGGCACCTTGATCAAGAAGCAAGAAACGCCCACCCTGATCCGTGGCCTCCAGAACATTGTGCAAATCGCCTGTGGAGCCAatcacgccctcgccctcgacgccagcggcaaTATCTGGGCTTGGGGGCGTGGCAATCAGAACCAGTTCGGCCAACGCCTCTTTGGCCGTCATCAGGAGAGCCTTCTTCCTCGTATTGTTCGGGTGTGTAGGGGAAGCGCCAAGTATATCGCCTGTGGCGAGTATCATTGCTTTGCCGTTGACCAAAGCGACAACGTCTGGGGCTGGGGCCTCAACAGCTTTGGTCAAGCAGGCGACGCAAAGTCCGCTGGGGGCAACGAAGCACTTCTCCCGTTTCCCATGAAGATTCCAGGTCTCTGTGGCAAGGGTGTCACACTTCTTGCTGGGGGCGCTCATCATTCGGTGGCTGTGGCGGCGAACAATGACTGCCTTGTATGGGGCCGCATCGACGGGGGGCAACTTGGTGTTAGCTTTACATCGGAACAGCTTGAGGACGAGGCGATCGTGCGTCGTGATGACCGCAACAAGCCACGCATATGTCTACGCCCTACACTGGTGCCTCACGTCGGCAAGGTCATCCACGCCGCCTGCGGCACCGACCATACTATATTCGTCAGCTCAGATGGCCATGCGTATTCCACGGGCTTCGGCTCAGAAGGACAGCTTGGGCTCGGCTCTGATGACGACGTGAGCGTCGCAGAGCGTATCGTCGGCAAAGCAGTAAAGGACAAAACATTCAGGTgggctggagctggtggGCAGTTCTCGGTTCTCGCCGGCCCCTACGTTTCCAGCCCCTAA
- a CDS encoding uncharacterized protein (TransMembrane:2 (o12-36i80-104o)~EggNog:ENOG503NYKA), which translates to MGTVVSLTVDRVSGLIALGNWIVTFTAPFLLGILLVNHLDGTLSAASWSVLARQLHSSDWPSLLRSKSVASKKVDRRVSVVAYLNLAMTIFGIISGVVSVGGHYG; encoded by the exons ATGGGCACCGTCGTGTCACTGACGGTGGACCGGGTTTCGGGCCTCATCGCATTAGGCAATTGGATTG TTACGTTTACTGCACCATTTCTCTTGGGCATTCTTTTGGTGAACCATCTAGATGGAACATTATCTGCTGCAAGCTG GTCTGTGCTAGCACGGCAGCTGCATTCCAGTGACTGGCCATCGCTGCTCCGATCGAAATCCGTTGCAAGCAAGAAAGTTGATCGGAGAGTGTCTGTCGTGGCCTATCTCAACTTGGCCATGACCATTTTCGGCATCATCTCCGGCGTTGTCTCCGTTGGTGGTCACTACGGCTGA
- a CDS encoding uncharacterized protein (COG:S~EggNog:ENOG503PWM0~MEROPS:MER0004154) — protein MLKAPATKWNVSTSFSVQLTSVDATLFEYHHTASVRNATGVTKVDSDTVYRVMSVTKTFNVLALLLNAPHKLDTLIGEYVPELKGYEPYKEVTLRMLASQMAGVPKNGFAFDEFINRGNELEKVGFPKPDPKDVPTCDNLFMPMCSRSKMLEVLKRDQFTVLPGDKAAYSNQAYMLLGWAMENITGKPFDRILHDSIIGPLGLSATGFQVPDLSRGIIPAGVGANFFALDIGNFNYTAGLFSTPRNLTSYTRAILNSTLLSPARTRMWLKPAAFAGSYAMHVGAPWEIFRLAHLTPDNRPIDVYTKSGSMPGWTSYIFLIPDYEIGGTIMVAAEEASNPSMNLLDVVTEAVVHAADALARGQAEKAYAGRYVGNGNSSSLELVVDSGPGLRIKSWTLAGKSILAALADQKGIEPCELDARIYPIEHGRWRVAQETVGASSPTPSKPSEACSNWLAVDSSRYGSFPVDEFDFEVSQDGVVKSVSNTGLRSTLVKA, from the exons ATGCTCAAGGCCCCGGCAACCAAGTGGAACGTCTCGACATCTTTTTCCGTGCAGCTGACATCAGTGGACGCAACATTGTTCGAGTACCACCACACTGCGTCTGTGAGGAATGCGACGGGCGTTACAAAGGTCGACTCGGATACGGTGTACCGCGTCATGAGCGTAACGAAAACGTTCAACGTGTTGGCGCTACTGCTGAATGCGCCGCACAAGCTAGACACGCTGATTGGGGAGTACGTGCCGGAGCTCAAGGGGTATGAGCCATACAAAGAGGTGACTCTGCGGATGTTGGCGAGCCAGATGGCAGGCGTGCCAAAAAACG GATTCGCCTTCGACGAGTTCATCAACCGCGGGAACGAGCTAGAGAAGGTCGGCTTCCCAAAGCCTGACCCTAAGGATGTGCCGACTTGTGACAACCTCTTTATGCCTATGTGCTCCCGCTCAA AAATGCTTGAGGTCCTCAAAAGGGATCAGTTCACTGTCCTGcccggcgacaaggccgcctACTCGAACCAAGCCTACATGCTTCTCGGTTGGGCTATGGAGAACATAACAGGCAAACCTTTTGACAGGATCCTGCACGATAGTATCATTGGTCCGCTGGGCCTCTCGGCTACGGGGTTCCAGGTGCCGGACCTGTCGCGGGGCATCATCCCGGCGGGAGTCGGGGCCAATTTTTTTGCCCTCGACATCGGCAACTTCAACTA CACCGCCGGCCTCTTCTCCACACCTCGGAACCTCACATCCTACACTCGTGCCATCCTCAACAGCACGCTCCTCTCTCCCGCGCGCACCCGGATGTGGCTCAAACCGGCGGCCTTCGCCGGCTCATACGCCATGCACGTCGGCGCTCCCTGGGAGATCTTCCGACTCGCACACCTCACACCGGATAACCGGCCCATCGACGTATACACAAAGTCCGGATCTATGCCCGGATGGACGTCGTACATCTTCCTCATCCCTGACTACGAAATCGGCGGAACCatcatggtggcggcggaagaGGCGAGCAACCCGAGTATGAACTTGCTGGATGTCGTGACTGAAGCGGTGGTGCATGCCGCGGATGCGCTGGCGAGGGGACAGGCTGAGAAGGCCTACGCTGGGCGGTACGTCGGGAACGGAAACTCGTCAAGCCTAGAACTCGTCGTGGATAGTGGGCCCGGCCTGAGGATCAAGTCATGGACACTGGCAGGTAAGTCCATTCTCGCGGCGTTGGCAGACCAGAAGGGGATCGAGCCTTGCGAACTGGACGCGCGCATCTATCCCATCGAACATGGACGATGGCGGGTTGCACAGGAAACGGTCGGAGCCAGTagcccgacgccgtcgaagccCAGTGAGGCGTGCAGCAACTGGCTCGCGGTGGACAGTTCACGCTACGGAAGCTTCCCGGTGGATGAATTCGACTTTGAGGTATCGCAGGATGGGGTCGTCAAGAGCGTGTCGAACACGGGCCTGCGTTCGACACTGGTTAAGGCATAG
- a CDS encoding uncharacterized protein (COG:S~EggNog:ENOG503P9M1~TransMembrane:1 (o596-616i)): protein MPPKTQQFSAAEPSSFARKPNKRTTIPPKAPPCHTCRRQRLRCDGAKPGCNKCVARGVKCLGYGAQPFLWVQPKSLDAPERVDLGNQGTIGGRTVEQPRKQGRPRLVLMSNPEERNDDRLSLPPRPSQQPSQWVIARGPNGGQRPGADRAGFPKPRVGLDPLDYENHRLMLDCLDYFNNFICPDMVLLDTAANPHRLPLQYWRYIPDMSLDIIIAASLTHQAIRSQVHELSLETDRIGLVPIKRHRMGSFNGPSLPLIYKHFQRILKALNQELSEPESRYGDLALTVVITLMRVEIQQSAFGAWPTHLEAARAIIAHRGGFSQLATNCDMYSRIDLVNFMLVDIMNSVMTPSPQMDDRTADQTEYISHLFTVYRNGKDCDFPCPARLLEAIIHINNARALSREGGHDTALDDLSGQIVANVLSFDATDWTKQHVRELLSPNISVASSPSSDGTARESSDEQLQVEERDAADRLLDAAVESVQDMCIDLIKAIQYSVLLYCIRTLHIDRASSSGIVAHPASVSVSDDMTTDVQFAHKSALDMLLAALHRLWDLDETKVKHWCGKLSFWPLFIAGMEMDPGPHTKADRDFICDSLRKLVYYLGVLGPLDAVSVLQLIWRKTTLDGHSVQQYSWDQRLLMPGLGGLYFF, encoded by the exons ATGCCGCCTAAAACGCAACAATTCTCAGCTGCTGAGCCGTCCAGTTTTGCGAGGAAACCTAACAAGAGAACAACCATTCCCCCAAAGGCGCCCCCATGCCATActtgtcgtcgccaaagGCTACGGTGTGATGGAGCAAAGCCTGGCTGCAACAAGTGCGTCGCAAGAGGCGTGAAATGTCTGGGGTACGGCGCCCAGCCATTTCTCTGGGTCCAGCCCAAATCGTTGGACGCACCAGAGCGAGTCGACCTGGGGAATCAAGGTACAATTGGCGGACGGACAGTCGAACAACCCAGGAAACAAGGTCGGCCGAGACTGGTGTTGATGTCTAACCCCGAGGAGCGCAATGATGATCGTCTATCCTTGCCACCTCGGCCATCCCAGCAGCCATCGCAGTGGGTTATTGCGCGGGGCCCGAACGGGGGGCAACGACCCGGGGCAGACCGAGCAGGCTTTCCTAAACCCCGTGTCGGACTCGATCCGCTCGACTACGAGAACCACAGGCTCATGCTCGATTGCCTCGACTACTTCAACAACTTTATCTGCCCCGACATGGTGCTGCTCGACACAGCGGCAAATCCGCACCGGTTACCACTCCAGTACTGGCGATACATCCCGGATATGAGTTTGGACATAATCATAGCCGCATCACTCACCCACCAGGCTATTAGATCTCAGGTCCATGAGCTCTCTCTTGAGACGGACAGGATCGGTCTTGTGCCTATCAAGAGGCACCGAATGGGCTCGTTCAACGGCCCTTCTCTGCCTCTCATATACAAACATTTCCAACGTATCCTGAAAGCCCTTAATCAGGAGCTCAGCGAGCCGGAGTCACGCTACGGGGACTTGGCGCTTACCGTTGTCATCACACTCATGCGTGTAGAG ATCCAGCAATCCGCGTTCGGCGCTTGGCCTACCCACTTGGAAGCCGCCCGAGCAATCATTGCCCATCGGGGAGGTTTCAGCCAGCTGGCAACAAATTGCGACATGTATAGTCGCATCGACTTGGTCAATTTCATGCT GGTTGACATCATGAACTCTGTcatgacgccctcgccccagATGGACGACCGGACAGCAGACCAAACCGAATATATATCTCATCTCTTCACCGTCTACAGGAACGGCAAGGACTGTGACTTTCCCTGCCCGGCCAGGCTGCTGGAGGCCATCATTCATATAAACAATGCCCGAGCACTGAGTCGTGAGGGTGGCCACGACACTGCGCTTGACGACCTTTCCGGACAGATCGTCGCCAACGTCTTGTCTTTCGACGCCACTGACTGGACGAAGCAGCACGTTCGAGAGTTGCTGTCTCCGAACATATCCGTGgcctcgtccccgtcctcgGACGGCACCGCCCGGGAAAGTTCTGACGAGCAACTTCAGGTCGAGGAGCGTGATGCAGCTGACCGACTGCTCGATGCTGCCGTCGAATCTGTCCAGGATATGTGCATAGATCTTATAAAGGCGATTCAGTACTCTGTATTGCTCTATTGCATCCGCACATTGCACATAGACCGAGCTAGCTCAAGCGGCATCGTCGCACACCCAGCTTCCGTTTCTGTCTCTGACGACATGACAACTGATGTTCAGTTTGCGCACAAGTCTGCGCTCGACATGCTActcgctgcgctgcacaGGCTGTGGGATCTCGACGAGACAAAGGTCAAGCACTGGTGTGGGAAGCTGTCATTTTGGCCACTCTTTATTGCCGGCATGGAGATGGATCCCGGACCGCACACCAAGGCAGACAGGGACTTTATCTGCGACTCGCTGAGGAAGCTTGTCTATTACTTGGGAGTCTTGGGCCCTTTGGATGCGGTCTCAGTGCTGCAGCTCATCTGGCGCAAGACAACGTTGGACGGCCACTCGGTTCAGCAGTATTCTTGGGACCAAAGGTTGCTCATGCCCGGACTTGGCGGGCTCTATTTCTTCTGA
- a CDS encoding Aminoglycoside N(3)-acetyltransferase (COG:V~EggNog:ENOG502GNV9), which yields MKNLEPRCKTPKGPLCTQASLVEDLGRLGLQAGDTVLLHSSLSAMGFVVGGAPAVVRALLEVLGPGGTLAAPTHTGDNSDPAEWCDPPVPRDWWQPIRDATPAFDPRTAPSRMMGVVAETLRNWPGARRSAHPQTSFAAVGARADDIVTEGPAALECRLGQESPLAALERLGARVLLLGCGFDRCTSFHLAEYRNPYTPVENSFAALVEDGPGGQTRREWVTVHDVPIDSDDFAELGQHFEESGGGGGGGVASGMVGAAECKLFSMPEAVAFAVEWLSTHRNRG from the coding sequence ATGAAGAACTTGGAGCCCCGGTGCAAGACGCCCAAGGGCCCGCTCTGCACGCAGGCctcgctcgtcgaggacctcgggcggctcggcCTCCAAGCCGGCGACACGGTGCTGCTCCACTCGTCGCTCAGCGCCAtgggcttcgtcgtcggcggcgcgccggccgtcgtccgggcgctgctcgaggtgctcggccCGGGCGggacgctcgccgcgccgacgcatACGGGCGACAACTCGGACCCGGCCGAGTGGTGCGACCCCCCCGTCCCGCGCGACTGGTGGCAGCCCAtccgcgacgcgacgcccgccttcGACCCGcgcaccgcgccgtcgcgcatgatgggcgtcgtcgccgagacgctgcgcaactggcccggcgcccgccgcagcgcccaCCCGCAGAcgagcttcgccgccgtgggcgcccgcgccgacgacatcgtcaccgaggggcccgccgcgctggagtgccgcctcggccaggagagccccctggcggcgctggagcggctcggcgcgcgcgtcctgctgctcgggTGCGGCTTCGACCGCTGCACGTCGTTTCACCTCGCCGAGTACCGCAACCCATACACGCCCGTCGAGAATTCGTTTGCCGcgctggtcgaggacggcccgggcgggcagacGCGGCGCGAGTGGGTGACGGTGCACGACGTGCccatcgacagcgacgacttTGCCGAGCTGGGGCAGCACTTTgaggagagcggcggcggcggcggcggcggcgtggcgagcGGCATggtgggcgcggccgagTGCAAGCTGTTTTCCATGCCCGAGGCGGTCGCCTTTGCCGTGGAGTGGCTGAGCACGCATCGCAACAGGGGGTAG
- a CDS encoding uncharacterized protein (COG:S~EggNog:ENOG503NYJG), producing the protein MARPHLLLCFDAFGTLFRPKRSVAQQYAEVARQCGLTGFTDGELEASLKAAFKDEATRNPNYGRATGLGATKWWTNIIQKTFTPLISSKNNNNHCSLPTELAPRLLHRFASKEGYDAEPNLVSTLRALKRPDHTKHFDSIVIGVITNSDDRVPDILSSFDLNVSPLRYGTDVDTSVLARRDYDVDFHCMSYDVGVEKPDRRIFDAASGLLVRILAAREGMSEAEAEAEIGRTWRRVYVGDEHAKDVVGARNAGWSPVLLDPEAHSVGTASVEDHGGQTLDELFKEHGALRVKSIRNLTTWLSNGGDWGGRGER; encoded by the exons atggcgaggccACATCTCCTGCTCTGCTTCGATGCATTCGGCACCCTCTTCCGTCCCAAGCGCTCCGTCGCGCAGCAGTACGCCGAGGTCGCGCGCCAATGCGGCCTCACGGGCTtcaccgacggcgagctcgaggcgtcTCTCAAGGCGGCgttcaaggacgaggccacgCGGAACCCCAACTATggccgggcgacgggccTGGGCGCGACCAAGTGGTGGACGAAT ATTATCCAAAAGACCTTTACGCCGCTGATCAGCAGCAAGAACAACAATAACCACTGCTCGCTGCCAACGGAACTGGCTCcccggctgctgcatcgcTTCGCGTCCAAGGAGGGGTACGACGCCGAGCCGAACCTAGTGTCTACTCTTCGGGCTCTCAAGCGCCCGGACCACACGAAGCATTTTGACAGCATCGTCATTGGCGTCATCACCAACTCGGACGACCGCGTCCCGGACATCCTATCCTCGTTTGACCTCAACGTCAGCCCTTTGCGGTACGGCACAGACGTGGACACTAGCGTTCTCGCGCGTCGCGACTACGACGTCGACTTCCACTGCATGTCCTACGATGTAGGCGTCGAGAAGCCCGACAGGCGCATCTTTGACGCGGCGagcggcctgctcgtccggATCCTCGCTGCACGGGAGGGCATGTCCgaagccgaggccgaggcggagattGGCAGGACGTGGCGTAGAGTGtacgtcggcgacgagcacgccaAGGATGTTGTCGGCGCCAGGAACGCGGGCTGGAGCCCCGTGCTTCTCGACCCTGAGGCCCACTCTGTCGGGACCGCCAGCGTGGAGGACCATGGCGGGCAAACGCTGGATGAGCTTTTCAAGGAACATGGCGCTCTACGAGTCAAGTCGATACGAAACCTGACCACCTGGCTGTCCAATGGTGGCGATTGGGGCGGTCGTGGCGAGAGATAG
- a CDS encoding uncharacterized protein (EggNog:ENOG503P5J3~COG:K) — MARFRLTEALIASDPDGFRRATQSPFLRNAARGAVPKDVLGRWLANDRLYIHGYIRGIGRLLSFLALPETVPERRRGGPHAATGKDAKAEADGEDDDDGEDTPPTRLLAWMIDALVNIRREERFFVDTAHEFGIAVNLPTSADGRVPDEAKIEGLRRFEALFAGLAPGQGDVLPWLECAVVFYGTEKCYLDAWAYAKGLLRDDSGADPAADADGGALRKEFIPNWTSEEFVEFVDELGDLIDAAVDDEIRRGGEGVKQELLQRSLIKWREILAAEQPFWPAMEG, encoded by the coding sequence atggcccgcTTCCGCCTCACCGAGGCCCTCATCGCCTCCGACCCGGACGGCTTCCGGCGCGCCACCCAGTCCCCCTTCCtgcgcaacgccgcccgcggcgccgtgcccaaggacgtcctcggccgctgGCTCGCCAACGACCGCCTCTACATCCACGGCTACATCCGGGGCATCGGCCGCCTGCTGagcttcctcgccctgcccgagACGGtgccggagcggcggcggggggggccacACGCCGCTACaggcaaggacgccaaggcagaggcggacggcgaggacgacgacgacggcgaggacacgccgcccacgcggctgctggcctggatgatcgacgccctcgtcaacatccgccgcgaggagcgcTTCTTTGTCGACACGGCGCACGAattcggcatcgccgtcaacCTCCCCACCTCGGCGGACGGACGCGtccccgacgaggccaaaatcgagggcctgcgccgCTTCGAGGCCCTCTTTGCCGGCCTGGCGCCCGGGCAGGGCGACGTCCTGCCGTGGCTCGAgtgcgccgtcgtcttctaCGGCACGGAAAAGTGCTACCTCGATGCGTGGGCCTACGCCAAGGGTCTGCTCCGGGATGACAGCGGCGCTGACCCGGCCGCggacgccgacgggggcgCCCTGAGAAAAGAGTTCATCCCCAACTGGACGTCCGAGGAGTTTGTCGAGTTTGTGGACGAGCTCGGGGACCTCATCGACGCGGCTGTGGACGATGAGATAcgccggggcggcgagggggtcAAGCAGGAGCTGCTCCAACGGTCATTGATCAAGTGGCGGGAAATACTGGCTGCGGAACAGCCGTTTTGGCCCGCCATGGAGGGATAG
- a CDS encoding uncharacterized protein (EggNog:ENOG503P992) produces the protein MDQKRQAAAAARPRQFQINRTSFTRHYDIYSTTDGQQQQQQAYYIDISSFTPGKPDLTVYEGKGGPKGTGGGSVVAVVHMPKLSGDFKIGLGGGGGLAGAAGATTRWEDMTKEDVRHSRHRWAMTLGGDGGDESGGGGQRRRRERREFMWKRTRRVAAEGTSVSSLSGRNLKLVEVHGSGGGGGGGSNGEEEGEREEVLAVFTSDRGFSSCGVLQINSDNNEGRDFEVMVVTTCVALYEKARRRRHRAAAGGGGGGGGGGG, from the coding sequence atggACCAAAAACgacaggccgccgcggctgcccgcccgcggcagTTCCAAATCAACCGCACCTCCTTCACGCGCCACTACGACATCTACTCAACCACCGacggacagcagcagcagcagcaggcctACTACATCGACATTTCGTCCTTTACGCCGGGAAAGCCCGACCTGACGGTCTAcgagggaaaggggggccCGAAAggaaccggcggcggcagcgtcgtggccgtcgtgcACATGCCCAAGCTCTCGGGCGACTTCAAGAttgggctcggcggcgggggcgggctggcgggggcggcgggggcgacgacgcgctgggAGGACATGACCAAGGAGGACGTGCGGCACTCGCGGCACCGGTGGGCGATGACACTAgggggagacggaggagatgaaagtggcggcggcgggcagaggcggcgaAGGGAGCGACGGGAGTTTATGTGGAAGCGCACGCGGCGggtggccgccgaggggaCGAGCGTGTCGTCGCTGAGCGGCCGGAACCTGAAGCTGGTGGAGGTgcatggcagcggcggcggtggaggtggcggcagtaacggagaggaggaaggTGAGCGAGAAGAGGTGCTCGCCGTGTTTACGAGCGACCGGGGGTTCTCATCGTGCGGCGTGCTGCAGATTAACAGCGACAACAACGAGGGCCGTGACTTTGAGgtcatggtggtgacgacCTGCGTGGCGCTGTATGAaaaggcgaggcggcggaggcatcGCGCGGCAGctgggggcggcggaggtggtggtggcggtggggGATGA
- a CDS encoding uncharacterized protein (COG:S~TransMembrane:3 (o6-27i108-129o141-157i)~EggNog:ENOG503PFEA), giving the protein MATSFSPLPSYLFGTAFLGLSLSAILAPRREYARFGLPLETTTTTSSSTPARVIINHNNNNNNNSGSGSDGSDGSDGFASPLMYLKGIRELTYGAALLALQWQGNEPAVTTLVGVLAFAALGDGCVIWAHGGEALRGKAWGHWLPGLGFLGWAAWRWRRSL; this is encoded by the coding sequence atggcaacctccttctcccccctcccgtcCTACCTCTTCGGCACCGCCTTTCTCGGCCTCAGCCTcagcgccatcctcgccccgcgccgcgaaTACGCGCGCTTCGGCCTGCCTctcgagacgacgacgacgacgtcctccTCCACACCCGCGCGTGTCATCATCAACcataacaacaacaacaacaacaacagcggcagcggcagcgacggcagcgacggcagcgacggcttcgcctcgccgctCATGTACCTCAAGGGCATCCGCGAGCTCACgtacggcgccgccctgctggcgctgcagTGGCAGGGCAACGAGCCCGCCGTGACGACGCTCGTGGGCGTGCTCGCGttcgcggccctcggcgacgggtgCGTCATCTGGGCGCACGGCggggaggcgctgcgcggcaAGGCGTGGGGTCACTGGCTGCCGGGGCTGGGGTTCCTGGGGTGGGCGGCCTggcgatggaggaggagtctCTGA